The Eulemur rufifrons isolate Redbay chromosome 14, OSU_ERuf_1, whole genome shotgun sequence sequence GGGGTAATGGGGACACAGGCTGGAGGAAGAAAGccagggggaggaaggagaaaggtctTCGGGGTCCCAGGGCAGCCTCAGCCGGCCAGGATGGGATTGGGGTGGGAAAGACACCAGCAAAAGATAAGGAGAAAGTGAGACCAGCAACTCGACCATGCCTCCAGCCCCccaagcccccacccccaccccaagagaaattcctggtccccacccccaccccaagaggAATTCCCGGAATCCTCCTCGGCCCCCCTTCCtcactctccccctcccccctgcctggCAGTCGGGGACAGGAGCCGCCTAACTACTTCCAGATGTGGACACAGCCACGAGgcggtgtgggggggggggacgaTGAGGGAACACCAGCAGCAATGGCCCTCAAGTTGAACCTGGAGGCCAGGTCCCTGAGCTCCCACCCTTTGCCCTGTCCTGTTCCAGCTGTTTGAGTGTCTGACTCCCAAGTCTCCACTCgctgccccttcctccccccacaaTCTCTAATTCCTTTTTGGAATCCAGATGTCTAGCTGCCAGGCAAGTTCAGTCTTGGCTCTATCAGGGTCTGTGGGGGGCCAAGGGTCTGGGTGATGGGAAGACTTAAGAGGCTAGAGGACAAAGGGTAGAACGATGGGAGTGGAGATGACCTGCTGGAGACCATGATCTTGCAACAGAGGGAGAGGACTATGGGGCCAGAGAAGGGTAGGGCAGTGGGAAATCTAGGGGGTGATGTGTCAGCAAAAGAACCGGCAAGATCCACAGGCATAACCTCCCAAGAATCAGGGTTTTTGAAGCTCACTTGAGCTATCTGGAAGATGCCAAGAGACCTACCTGGTATAGTTGGGGGTCTGGCCCTGGGCGAAAGGAAGCAGGGCCCAGGCAGTGAGGAGGGGCCCCAGGAGGGAGGCTGTGGCAGCACGTAGCATGGCTGGGGGGCAGGCGCTGGGGTCCTCTAGACAGAGGCAGCAGCTGAGttcagcagcggcagcagcggcagcagcaggaTAATCAGTGCCAGATGAGGCAGCCTGGGGTGTGTGGGCGTGGGGACTGGCCAGTGGGGCGGGCGGCGGGGAAGGCGGGACAGGGAGAGTAGAGCTGGGACAGTGGTGAGTCCAGGGACCTTTCTAGGTCTAGGACACATCAATATTGACCTAAGTAGGGGGTGGAACAATGAGGGGCAGAGGCCATAATCCAGGAATCAAGTCCTGTCATCTGGAACCCTACTCTGTCCAGCACCCCCAGAGCACCCTGCAAATATAGCCTCTGGGCCTTGTGAGAACCCCCCAGCCCCGGAGCCTCCTCACTCCTTGCTTCCTGGGCACCAGAAGTGGTGCTTCCTGAGACTCTCAATCCCTAATCACTCACCCCCTTCCAGGCCACCCTGACCCCAGCTCGTTTTCCACTTCAAATGGCTACTGCCTTCTCTCCACACCTGGGCCAGGCTAGGCCAAGGAGGAATTCTGCTCATTCGTTTTTCTCTCCCATATATGTGAAGGTacaggagaggggcagggagacATGGCATGTGGATAAAGGGAATGTCCCTGTAAgtgaggaagaggcagaaaaagTAAGGGGGAAAGGACAAATGAGACCACGCTGGCCCAGGAAATAACAGCAAGGAAGAGCGGAGGGGGGTGGACATCACAGGAATGAGGAAAATGGGCTGAAGCGGCCACCTCACGATGGGGATGAGTCTCGTAGACAGAGGATCCAAGCGGGGAAACCAAGCAGTATATGCTGACACAGTTGTTCCAGAAGGCAGGGCCAGGACTTCCAAGTCAAAAAGGCTGAGTGGCCTCTTGGAAAGCGACAGCCAGCTGGAGGGTTCAGGTGCCCTGCCTGAGCTCTGCAACAACTGAGAGCTACAGCAGCTGGTACTCTGCCCTCCCTcgcccacctgccctgccccacgtccctcccaggccccaggcttCCAAACTGGGCCTCACTTcagctttttattctatttgtccATCAAATCTCTTGTCCATGATAGTCAAGTTGGGGGGCCCCTCCTGGGCAGCCCCCcgaacattttacaaaacagtttCCTGCCCTACCCTGGCATGTCTGGCAGTCCCCACCCCCTGTGACCCCACCCCATGCACAGACAGTGTTCATTGCTACCACTCCAGCTCTCCCTAGCCCCTGGCCCAGGGCTAGACTCCCTCCAGGGGTGAGGCTAGGAGAGGGGGGATCAGCtctcagggggtggggggcctggGCCACCCCCTCCAGCAGCCCTCTGCAGCATGTCCAGGGCCTCCCAGAAGAAATCCTTCTGTGCAGCCATCAAGGGCATCCAGCCCACGATCTCCTTCATCTTCTCCATGCGGTCCTGCAATGTGGGGCAACTGTGGATCTGGCTGAGGTACTCCTCGCAGGCCCGGGCCGCCCCCCCAGGGTCCTGGGGTGCTCCGGCCCCTAGGCTGGGCTCTGGAGTCCCCACCACCCTGCTGGCTGGCAGGTCCCGATAGGAGGGGTTGTGCTCGATGTCATGGCTGGACAGCATGTAGAGGCACTCTCGGGTGGAACAGAGGGAGCAAGCACACAAAGGGACCTTGGAGGAGAGAAGAGGCGTGGCTGAGCGGGCCTTTCATTGCAGGGGTCCCAGGGAGCTGGGGCTAACCCGCCTGTTATGTTCTTCCCTCTTACTCCAGCCCTGAGCCAGCAAGTGAGCTACAGCTGGCTAAGTCCCAGGGTCATGTGAGGTCGGATGAGGCCAGCAGGGTCTGCTAAGTGAGAGAGCCGTGCTGCGTGGCAGGAAAGGGAGGTGGGATGGTGCTGGGGTAATGGGACCTCTGGGTCCCTGCAGGAGTCCCAGCTACAGCCCTGTGGGCCACTTGGCCCTACTGCTCTTGCCTCCCCTGGTTGCCCACGTGCCTGACCCTGCTCTGACCTTGATGTGGAGCTTGACGAAGGAGGCACTTCCTTTAGGCCAGCCGGGTAGGcggcccccagccccacagccGCAGCCCAGCAGCTCCTTGCTGAAGTCTGAGCCCTGGCTCAGCACCAGGGAGTGGTTGAGGCCGCACCACAGGGCAATGGGACATTGCAGATAATGTACCTGAGGACACATGGCCAGGGTCCCTGAGTGGAAGACACCAAGTGACTGGGGGACCCAGGCCTGAGAAGGGTGACTGGAAGACCCAGGCAGAATGTAAACTAGGGAAGGAAGAGGTCTCCCCTGCTGACCCCTGTAGCCCCCAAGAATCTGGCCACGTGGGGTTTCATACTTCTCTTTGTACCTCATTTTTGTTCCCCAGACAATAAGCAAGCTCCTTGCTCGAGCCCAGGGCCTGCTATCTAGCCCCTTGTTCTCAGCCCGAGGGTCTGTGCCAGTTCTCTCATCCTGCCTTCCAGCCTCAGGGGAGAGGACTAGCCTTCCTCTTCCCCAGGGTTAAGGCCCCTCTCCCTCCTGGTGCAATTCCAGGTTAGCGCCCCTGAGGAAGGACCTTCCTTCTCTAGCATTTTCAATTTGTCACATCATTCTCTTCCAAAATGGCCACCCTATTTTGAGAAAACATTTCCATCTGATGCCAGCTGCCTCCTATCTCTCTCTTTTAAGCAGCATGGTTGGTTACATGACCACACTGAGGTTGACCACATTCTTGTTCCTTACCACAGCCAGTCTTTCCTGAACCTCCTTGTGATCTGGCTTCTCTCCCTACCACGCTACTGGCATGCTCTCTCCAATGGCACCTGACCTCCCAGCTGCTAAATCCCAGGGCCTCTCCTGCTTGCTCATTCTCCTGACACTGTTAGTGCTTTAATTCTGAAGACACAGATAAGTAATTTATGGTCATTATAGGAAACTTACAAAATATTggcaagcaaaaattaaaaaatcactgGAAATCCCACCACCATTAACATCTTGCTAGATAGTCTTCACTATTGcttaaataaacacacataagttgtgtatttttaaacaaaaatgggaTGTACTTTGTAAaccatttcataaatgttttttcatctaaaaatattGCATGACCACCATGTCAATAAATGTACTTCTACAGTGTTGTCACACTGTCACCCTTCTAAGACATGGCGTTAGAGGGGTATGCGTGTGCCTCCTAGCTCAGAAGCATCTCTTCGACACCCCCTGCCTACATGGGCTACTGCCCACAGTTGCTCctctatctctatttttgtgctttcAACCTTGTTCTAACTTGGAATCTAATTGCCAGCTAGACATTTCCAATTTAGTGTTTTACTCTCACTGCAGGAAGTTCAAATTCACACTCTTTTTCCTCAAACCAACATCCCTTTCCAAACCTCATGTTTGTTGGTGGTAACATCTTTCTTCCGGAGCCAGCGTTGTCTTATATCCTTCTTCTTACATCTAATAGGTTTTGAGGGTCTGTTTGTTATCTTTGAAAACATCTCCTACATCCATTCCTTTCTATTCTTGTTGCTATGGTACTAGCCCCAGGCCCTTGTCTCAATTGCTGCCATCAGTCAACAGCCTCCCAGTGGGCTTCCACTCTCCGTCCTGTGCACTAAGACCAGCTGACATGTTCTCAGTCACCCCTTGGGCACTGCCTTCTCCTGCTCTAGAACTTGCAGTAACTCTTCCCTAAGTCTCTACCTCTCCAGGCTTGTGCCCACTTATACCACCCCATATCTCACTGATTCCTAATGCTCCATCTGTGCTTTGGTCAGGCCAGTCTTGTCAATGTCCCAGGTACATGCAAGCTTTGTCGCCACCCCCATCCCCATGGAATGTCTTTTCCTACCCCACCTGAATGCTATCTAACCCACGAGGCCCTGCTCACATCTCACCTCTTCTAGTTACTCTAGCCCACCCAGGCCCCCCACCCCTTCACTAAATCCCTACTGCACTTCACAGTGTGCACTGCACAGAACCGACCTCATAGTGCCAACCCAGGGTAAAACCTGCAACAGTCCCACAGGCATTATGTACTGACTGGCTTAACTTTCCTGGGGAGTAGAAAGTGGATTCTATGGAAATTGGAAAAGTGGACAGATCCAGGGGTTAGGGAACTGGAGGAAGGGGGTCAGGATGAGAGCTGCTGGGAAATAGTCTCACCTGTGTGGGTTCCCCTCGGTCCATTTTGTCCCCTGTTCCCAGCTGCCCATATCTGTTATTTCCCTGCATAAATATTCGGCCAAATTCATCCACCAGGCCAAGGTGATTGTAGCCAAGAGCACAGAAAAGAATCTAGGAGGTAAGTTAGAAAAGGGAGGTGGGCATTCAGTTCCCTCCAGACGAATTCTGAGCTCTGCAATCTCCCAACCACTAACGTGCCATTCCCAGCTAATCTCTTTTGGCTATGCCCTCTATGTTAGCCCTCTCTCTGGGTCCCCTGTCCCCCCTGATCAATCATTTGATTCCTGCTCATATTTCAGATCCCTAGTACCTTCCAATCCCTAAAGCCCCACCCCTCTGGTCTGCCCCATCCCTCCAGGATCCTACCTTGGCTGGTAATGAGAGAGCAAGCGGCATCTGCTGGTCCAGGGGGTCAAAGGCTTGAAGGGTCCCAAAGAGATCACGATACACCCCTGGGGTATGCACCTCAAAATACACTCCCCCCTGGTCTGGGGGGTCAGGAGCCCTCAGCTCAGCAGCTTTGGGCACCCATTTCCTAGGGATAAAGCCCCACCTGGGACAAAAACTCCAAGATCCAGAGAGTTTCACACCCACTAGAAATGCATCAGCCGTGATGCCTGGGAACCTAAACACATCTTTTCACTAGGATGCCCGAAGGTTCACCGAAGAGCTTGAATAAGGGTGAAGGGTATCAGTATTTGGAGGGTCTGTCCAAGGCTGGGGAACTGAGAGGAAGGCAGGTGGTTCTTACCCGTGATGTAGAGGGTACTGCTCTGGTTGGAAGCCATGCAGGCCACACGTAGGTGAGGCAGGCAACGGGACACCTTCCTCAGGGCCAGCTGAACTGTGTAGGAACGTGGCTGGTCCAGCTGGGTTTCATTCACTACCAAAGAGTAGATCTTTCCTTCCtctggggtggtggtgggaagaCAGACAATTATGTTGGGGAGAGGACTCTATGATATCCACATTAGCATTCTAATAGACTCCCTAAGCTATTTGGGATGAAACATTTACTGCCCTACAGTGGggatggaagaaaaaaagtagaGATGAAATAAGGAACGAATGACCTCAAGTCCCCCAGACTTTGGCaagacaggagagggagagaaaacctAGCAGTTAGATTTGGCAGAATCCAATTTGAGTGAGACATCTAGGGATTTAGCGCCCTTCCTAGTATTCAAAAATCTACAGGGTCTCAGGATTGGGGGTGTGGTCAGGCATAGACGACACTGGGAAAGTGAGAAATAGTTTGGGTATAAAGTGAGGTGCCTGGCACGGAGGTTGGGgacattagaattttaaaaatcaggcatTCACTGgagcagtggtttccaaactATTGTTTTGGCAGCAGGGCCCTTTATTCACATGAAACATTATGCAGAATCCTAGACTAGAAGACAAGACAAAAACACAGCTATCTGGACTGAGACCAGGGTGAAGTGGCATGCAGAACCCTGTGGGAAAGGCTTCCCACCCACTCTCCTGCGTCAGGGCCTGAAGAATCTACAGGAAGCAATTTGCAAACCACTGCTTTAGGCCACACCTGTGAGGAGCAGTAGAGCCCGCTGGGTCTCCTGACCAACCAGTACAATCTGTTTGAAGCTCATGGAGTGGTGGAATGTCATCTTGAAGACCCGCTGCCCACTGGACTGCAGATAGACCTCAACACAGTCGCAGGCCCGGCTGCCAGTTGTGCCTACCACCCCGGGCTGCTCCCGTGTGGCCAGGACGTAGAGGTATTTACGGTAAACTGTGTCACATCTTGGGTCTGAGGCAAACTGTGGGAAAAGGATGGGAATGAGGCTGGGGCAACTGGATCCTGGGGCAGGAGATGAGAGACTTGGGTCCTGGGTTGAGAAATGAGCACTTGTTTTCAGGTTCCTGGTGTGGGAGGGCAGATGTCCTGAGGAAGACTCCTCAGGACTGGTGGGGGCCTGGGTCACTGGAGGAGGGGTGGGTTCTCAGCTGCCAGGGTTCTGCTACTCACATCCTTGGCTCCGCGACACAACACAACATAGCGGCAGGCCCGCTTCCACTGGATCTGGCCAAGGGTGGAGGAGACCAGGGCGTTTTTGAGGAAGAAGAGGGTTCCCACGTAGTCAAGAATGAAGACATGGTCCTTTGTAGGCAAGAAGCGGCGGTAGCCATGGGCTAGCAATGGGGCCACGCTCTTGCTGAGACAGCGGCGGCGACCTCCAAATGCCTGGAAATACAGGCCCTTTGTGTCTGGAAGAGGGAAGAAGATGGAAGGTTTAAGGGATGGAAATGACAAAAGGGAGATGAGTCAGAGCTTGGGCAAACTAGATTTCTCAGACATCTTGGTATTTagctcctccccatccccaggacTGGGGAACAGACCCCTTCCAAAAGAGATGTGGAAAGAAAGATTGGATTACATCCCATGTGTGAACTTTAGTTTCTGCCCCACCTCCGCCCAGGGCCACATACATGCTTCTTAGGGAACACCTCTTTGGTCCAACCTTGCATCAGAgacattaaggaaataaaatagagatacagaaagaggcagaaagaggagggaaaagggaTGATCAAGGAAGGCCAGTCACCCTTTGTTGCCCTCAGCGCTAGATCTGCTATCTGGATTCCTCTTCTCCCAGGAGTGAAAGGAAGTAATTGGATAGGGGCTCCCTGGAGGGGAATGGTTTTAGAGCATGGTTCTTAAGCTGGCAGTGATTTTGTCCCTCAGGGTACACTGGTTGTCACAATACGGGAGTtgctactggcacctagtgggtagaggccagagatactgctaaacatcctacaatgcacatgacagccccctacaacaaagaattatttcacCCAATATGTCAATAGTGACAGAGTTGAGAAACCCTCATTTAGAGGAGGGAAAACTCCATATTTGGGGAGTGGGGGCTGCATCTAGGGTAAGATTGGGACAGTTTGAATACAAAGACTTGGCAGGGATGCTAATGGGGGCTATGGGTGGGACGCCTATTGGAAGGTGGCTCTAGAGACTTGGAAGAAGTACGCCATGGAGTATGTTTGAATTGGACATGTGTCTTCAGAGAAGAGGGGACCTAGAAGGATGGCTGGGAATGCAGAGGTCATCAGGCAACTTTATAGAGCAGGAAGGATAGGTAGGACAGAGGCCAGGAGAAATGGAGGTTCGGGGGAAGGTATACAGTTAAGAATGGCAGCTCTCTTCCAGGGCCGGACCCCAGAACCCTGCTCTCGGAGGCGTGGACTGAGCCTGCGACAGATGCGTCTCCACACGCCCTCAGCATCGCACACTTCGTGAAAGTAGTGGCAGGTCTGGCCTAGGGCGACTACATCTCTGACTGGGAGGAATGAGACGATGTGCTCCACCTGGGGGCAAGAGCAAGGAAGCAGGAGTCATTGGCAGCCCCTCTGTAGTCTGGCCCCCAGTCCTATCGTTCTCAATATCCCCCCCAGGACTCACCAGCTCTGGGGGGAACAACTGAAAAGAAATTGggttccctctccccttcttctctTCACCCCCAGGCTCTGGGCCACAAGAAGGGCAGCTCCGCTTCACCTACCCAAGGAGAAGGGGGAGCATGGGGGTTCCGTGAGGGTCccaccttctcttctccttctctcagCCTGTCTTTTGTTAACTCCTATCTTGGGGCTCATCTGACTCCAGCTTGGTGCTGTCAAatcctcccatctctctctccagGTCCACGGGCCATCCCTCCCTGTCTGCCTTGTTCCTTGGCCCAGCTGCCCTAAATAACCCCTCCCCGATCTCTTGTGTTCACCTCCCTCACCCTGAGCCCCTCCTCCCGTCCGCACAGCCCGGTGAATTTTGGCAGCTTCCGTCTCCGGCTTCTCCTCACCATCCTGactgccccctccctgctcctgccctcatCTCTCCAGGCCCCTTGGCCCCCCGTACTCGgctccctggcccctggccctgctgccttTCCCACACCATGTCCCCTTCCTGGGCTTGGGGGACCTCTGGGGCCCCTCTGCCTCCTAGGCCCCTCCCCCATGGAGTCTGGGGCAAACAAACCTCTCTGTGACCTCACTGTCCAGCCACTGTGACCTAGTCTCCTTAACCTTGCCCGGGGAAATTATCTCTTAGACAGCTCCTGGGTTCTAGCTCATCTCAAGTCCTCTGAAGGCTCCAAGGATATGCTTTCTACTGGAGAAATAAAGTGTGAACTACTGGTCCCTGAGGCCTTTACTTTCAGGGAGTAGCAGGAGGTTTTCCCACTTGAGGCCCTTTTAGCACTAACTCTGCAGAGAAACACTGCTGAATTCTTCACATCTCAGCAGGCTGGGGCCTCCAGACATTTGTAGCTCAAGAGTataaactcaaaataaataaataaaaagtataaactcAGTTTGACAGGTGAGAGGGAAAGGTGCTTAATGACCACTTAGCTCACAAAAGCATGCACCAGATGTCAGGGGGTACAATTCAGCACAAACTCTTTACAGGCTCttgaaaaacatttccaaaagctGACTGCTTTCCTGGGGGACAGTGACACCATTGCAAGTATGAAGGGCAACCTATTAAGGTGGCAGAAAGGGATGGATTTACTCTGATAGCTTAGGATCTCTTCCAGAATCTCCGCTAGTAGCTTCATCTTATGGGAGGTGACATCTATGAGGAGAAACAGCAGAGGCCGGGGTTGGGCCTGTTCATGTCGGGGCAGAACATCTGCACCAACTAATCCAAGGACCAGCTGGCTCTTGCTGGAGCTCAGAGGAACTCAGTCCTGCAGGACAACCGGCTCTCTGCAGGTAGCAcagatccattcattcactgCGCTAACAGGCTGGCCACCCGATCAAACTCCTTTATGTATGGTGACTAGCAAACAGCAAGACTGGGATACCTAAGATGGAATTTTAACAATTCAATAACTGTTTAGGAATATCAACATCTGAGATGTGCTTTAGAAGAAAGCAACTTAAGTGCCTTGTGGCTGGGCAACTATCAACATATGAAGGGGACTATGGGACTTATGCCACTAAAAAGGAAGTTAAGATTTCTAAGTGgacagaaaaagtattttccGCTTCCTCTTGCATTTGGGTCCCCTTTATTCACTCTATTTCACTCCAGGAGACAAACAAGAGGTTGTGAATAGAAAAAGTCCCCTGTGGAAGCtgaggggatggggaagggctCTGCGTGGAGGATTGAGACCTGGCTTCTAGGGGCAGCTGTCAGCAACTTGCTGTTTGCTCTTGCTAACACATCAACTtcactctgcctcagtttctccattcgTAAAAAGAAGGGCTTGTTCTAAGTGATGGTCCTTTCTAAGCCTCTGAAGTCTTCAGGTCTGGTTATCCCAATTCCTGCCTACGAGGAAGCCTTCTCTGGCGAGGCTGGCAGGCCAGGCAACACTCCACCTACTCCGTCCTCCGCGAGTCGGGCGTCTCCAGGCTCTGGGAAGCCGCCCGCCCTCACACGGCTCGGGGGTCCTGAGACCCTTGTAGGGCCTCAGCCCCCGCAGCCGGAAGTAGCCTGCGCGACCCCTTCAGCTGCGACAACCGCCTGCGCACTGGCTTCGGGCAGTCACCTGGCTTCTTTCGAGCTCTCTCACCCCCTCGACCCTGGCTAGCTTCCTAATACGTCCGGCTCGCACTCGCTACGCCAGCCCCGCACTGAACTCCCAGTCGGCCCAGCGCCCCGCGCTCACATTCTTTACCTCAGTCTCAAAGTTCTAGCTCACCCGCCTCCTCCTTAGCGAAGGGACCGCCTTCTCGCCCATGCTATTGGTAGGTAGAGCCTTTCCTCAGAGAAGAGACCGGGCCAGGTTCCCTCCGGAGGACTTAATTGGCCTTCTTGACAGTCACTCGCCTCTATCTGGCTTGCGATTGGTCTTCGTTGGTAGGCGCTCCCTGCTTGCTGTCTCTCGGCTTCTAATCCCTCCTAGTTGAGCGCCAGAGTCCCCGCCTCCTGGTTGGACCTGATTGGCTCCGTCTTCAGCCCTAAGCATTGTGATTGGATGCGGCTGCGCGGGGCGGGACGGCCTGGAGCGACGGCCGTTGGCGAGCGCTCCATTCTagcccccctcccttctctcgCCAGGCCCCAGCGCTGGAGGCTCCACCCCCCCGGCGGGTTCTGATTAGCCGCTTCTGACGCGTCTCGGGACCACGATTGGTCCGTCGGGTCCCTGACCTCGCTTCCTCCCCCGTGAGGCGACTACGGCGGCtccaaggagggggagggggaaggagggacgGCCGGTCCCGTCAGTCAGGCAGCGGTAGCCGCCGGGAGCGGATGGCGGCGGCGGTAGCAGCTCCTCTCGCCGCCGGGAGTGAGGAGGCGGCGGCCACGACCTCCGTGCCAGGGTCTCCGGGTCTGCCCGGGAGCCGCAGTGCAGAACGGGCCCTAGAGGAGGCCGTGGCCACCGGAACCCTGAACCTGTCTAACCGGCGCTTGAAGCACTTCCCCCGGGGCGCGGCCCGCAGCTACGACCTGTCAgacatcacccaggctggtgagTGCGCCCAACCCGGGCCCGACCGGGACCCTCATTTGCATAGACCCGCCCCCGTTTGTTCCCCGCCCAGCCCGGGAGTCTGGCCCGCCCCTCACCTGGCCGTCGGGCTTCTGGCCCCTCCTGATTGGCATAGGCCTGCGACCACCCCCTCCCTGCTTTAAGAACCCCTAGACAATGAACGCACTTCTGGTTTACACAGAACGCCCAGCGTCTCTGGCCGAGCGTTGTGAGAgattctcccccttctccttATTTGCATATCTGCACACCTGTGGAATGGTCCCACCTCTCACCTGGTTGGCTCATTTGCATGATCTCTTCACCCTCAGCTCTGATCGGTCCATAAAGCAGCCCCCACGAGCTCCTCTCACCACTcagttctctccctcctccttgtcTCCAACTCCTTCCCCCGTTCCACCGAGATCTGAGCAGCCCCAGGTACCCCCTTCCCATGGATTCCTCCTCACACCTGATGTTTCTGCTTACTTTGCCGTTGTCCCACCCGCTAAGGTCGCTGGCCCGCTCCACTCTTCACCCAGCCAGCCTTTGGGAAAGAAGCAAGTCTACCTCCCCTAACACTTTTCTCCCTGAGCTCTTGCCTATTATCTATTATCCCTGACCCCCTTATCTGAGACTCCTCCTCCTTCTTGCATGTGTGAGGTCACTGTTGAGCCTGTGACCTCATAGGGACTCTAGAATTCCCATTTTAGTTTCTACTTTCCCTCAGGGGAGGGACTGGAGGCAGCTactgaaaggaaggaaatcttaTCTCTTAGCTGGGAGTGCTGGAGAGATGGCCACTATCCTTCCACTCCCCCACTCACAGGATCCCTCTAATCGTGCTCTCTCCACCCTGGTGTTTTGACATGGTGTGGGGGGGGGCACTCCTTTATGACAGGTGAGTCAGGcctcagctgctcaggaggcagcctgtgaccttgggctggcagctggggggtggggatcAGGAGAAGGGAGGAGCACCACATTCCCCAAGCCCCACCCCAACCCAGGCTGGTGGGTGAGAGGGACTCCTCCTCCTCTCATCCTGGGGCTGGGGACAAGGGCTGGATGAAGGGGCACATTTCTCCTCAAGCAGGTGCCTGCTCATCTGCACACTCAGGCTGGCACAGACACTGTCTCTCTCCCCTGTTGTTCTGGGGAGAGCCAGTTTAAGCACTGCCACTTGTCTTGCCTAGTACTCGATGAGTGAGTTCAGGGAATGGTTGAGCCCCAGGAGCCATTCCCATCCCTCTcagtccctgcccaccccccacctaaCCCCCAGCTCCAGATTGACCTCGGCAGCTGTGTGACACTCGCTGTctgttccctttcccctcccccttgcTTGTTTTTTGACAAAGACCAAATGTTATTCCTTACTTCCTTAGGGCTCTGTCTCAGTGAGTGGACTCTTGGGGAAAACTACCCAGAACTCCTCGGCCCCTCCCAGCTCCTACCCACTcccgccctcctcccccagcacatTCCGGCTCAGGGTGCAGCCAGTGCTCCTGTGAGTTTGCTTGTGTGAACTGGGAACATCCCAGCTTCCTGAGAACCCCTCTGTGCTCTCAGTCCTTTCCAGACCCAGGTTCTAGACCAGGTAGGGTCTATCTTGCCCAGAACCCTTTCCTCTGTGCCCAAGCAGGGTGCTCATATCCTGGGGCAGAAAGGGGAAGTGACAAAAACATACAGTTG is a genomic window containing:
- the FBXO24 gene encoding F-box only protein 24 isoform X2, whose protein sequence is MGEKAVPSLRRRRVKRSCPSCGPEPGGEEKKGRGNPISFQLFPPELVEHIVSFLPVRDVVALGQTCHYFHEVCDAEGVWRRICRRLSPRLREQGSGVRPWKRAAILNYTKGLYFQAFGGRRRCLSKSVAPLLAHGYRRFLPTKDHVFILDYVGTLFFLKNALVSSTLGQIQWKRACRYVVLCRGAKDFASDPRCDTVYRKYLYVLATREQPGVVGTTGSRACDCVEVYLQSSGQRVFKMTFHHSMSFKQIVLVGQETQRALLLLTEEGKIYSLVVNETQLDQPRSYTVQLALRKVSRCLPHLRVACMASNQSSTLYITDQGGVYFEVHTPGVYRDLFGTLQAFDPLDQQMPLALSLPAKILFCALGYNHLGLVDEFGRIFMQGNNRYGQLGTGDKMDRGEPTQVHYLQCPIALWCGLNHSLVLSQGSDFSKELLGCGCGAGGRLPGWPKGSASFVKLHIKVPLCACSLCSTRECLYMLSSHDIEHNPSYRDLPASRVVGTPEPSLGAGAPQDPGGAARACEEYLSQIHSCPTLQDRMEKMKEIVGWMPLMAAQKDFFWEALDMLQRAAGGGGPGPPPPES
- the FBXO24 gene encoding F-box only protein 24 isoform X3; this encodes MVKRSCPSCGPEPGGEEKKGRGNPISFQLFPPELVEHIVSFLPVRDVVALGQTCHYFHEVCDAEGVWRRICRRLSPRLREQGSGVRPWKRAAILNYTKGLYFQAFGGRRRCLSKSVAPLLAHGYRRFLPTKDHVFILDYVGTLFFLKNALVSSTLGQIQWKRACRYVVLCRGAKDFASDPRCDTVYRKYLYVLATREQPGVVGTTGSRACDCVEVYLQSSGQRVFKMTFHHSMSFKQIVLVGQETQRALLLLTEEGKIYSLVVNETQLDQPRSYTVQLALRKVSRCLPHLRVACMASNQSSTLYITDQGGVYFEVHTPGVYRDLFGTLQAFDPLDQQMPLALSLPAKILFCALGYNHLGLVDEFGRIFMQGNNRYGQLGTGDKMDRGEPTQVHYLQCPIALWCGLNHSLVLSQGSDFSKELLGCGCGAGGRLPGWPKGSASFVKLHIKVPLCACSLCSTRECLYMLSSHDIEHNPSYRDLPASRVVGTPEPSLGAGAPQDPGGAARACEEYLSQIHSCPTLQDRMEKMKEIVGWMPLMAAQKDFFWEALDMLQRAAGGGGPGPPPPES
- the FBXO24 gene encoding F-box only protein 24 isoform X1 — its product is MGEGPRRQRGPRGPPSPGRGHGVGKAAGPGAREPSTGGQGAWRDEGRSREGAVRMVRRSRRRKLPKFTGLCGREEGLRVKRSCPSCGPEPGGEEKKGRGNPISFQLFPPELVEHIVSFLPVRDVVALGQTCHYFHEVCDAEGVWRRICRRLSPRLREQGSGVRPWKRAAILNYTKGLYFQAFGGRRRCLSKSVAPLLAHGYRRFLPTKDHVFILDYVGTLFFLKNALVSSTLGQIQWKRACRYVVLCRGAKDFASDPRCDTVYRKYLYVLATREQPGVVGTTGSRACDCVEVYLQSSGQRVFKMTFHHSMSFKQIVLVGQETQRALLLLTEEGKIYSLVVNETQLDQPRSYTVQLALRKVSRCLPHLRVACMASNQSSTLYITDQGGVYFEVHTPGVYRDLFGTLQAFDPLDQQMPLALSLPAKILFCALGYNHLGLVDEFGRIFMQGNNRYGQLGTGDKMDRGEPTQVHYLQCPIALWCGLNHSLVLSQGSDFSKELLGCGCGAGGRLPGWPKGSASFVKLHIKVPLCACSLCSTRECLYMLSSHDIEHNPSYRDLPASRVVGTPEPSLGAGAPQDPGGAARACEEYLSQIHSCPTLQDRMEKMKEIVGWMPLMAAQKDFFWEALDMLQRAAGGGGPGPPPPES